The following proteins are co-located in the Peromyscus maniculatus bairdii isolate BWxNUB_F1_BW_parent chromosome 23, HU_Pman_BW_mat_3.1, whole genome shotgun sequence genome:
- the LOC121826159 gene encoding putative sperm motility kinase W yields the protein MANHMEEDYLEKDFRMLTSLGCGSFGEVKLACHLPTHTRVAVKVLEKNTNSVADISTEVKILQSLEHRNIVRFFDMIDTLSTTYLIMEYVAGEDLESCLRALGCLKEEEARVIFRQVVSAVHFLHQRHIAHRDIKLENILVDAAGNAKLCDFGMAIEITEGQMLEEICGSLLYWAPEILARKPYDGLAGDMWSLGIVLYVLVTGHFPYMEETLEGMHRVITTTMCPIPYHLSKPCHIIIARLLMVPIWYRFTISQLVERPWLGPIQEHVLPATKEILPRVVETMCTIGYTCEEIVSSLTHRREDNHVMATCNILKYQLSGGDSHQQDQMPWLTGSPAGPVHLPLPLTRRASEPAFTTSTQAGKGHFKEEGGEERGERCRSYTMPHIYTLPDELPCSDDTVPERDDLMADVINTAAEDIAVNRNSVDSLPGNLSSPESVLDATPTGFLNLGFCEEDSSHGSDIPSDQPQVTPTTSGSRTFRVWKLMRKQISHALRALCCCCCCLPTPSVEIKMAQ from the exons ATGGCCAACCACATGGAAGAGGACTatcttgaaaaggatttcagaaTGTTAACATCTCTAGGTTGTGGTTCATTCggggaggtgaagctggcctgtcaccttcccacacatacacgagTGGCTGTCAAAGTCCTTGAGAAAAACACTAACAGTGTGGCTGACATCAGTACTGAAGTGAAAATACTTCAGTCTCTGGAACACAGGAACATTGTTCGATTTTTTGACATGATCGACACACTGTCAACCACTTATCTGattatggagtatgtggcagGAGAAGACCTGGAGAGCTGCCTCAGGGCACTGGGCTgtctaaaggaggaggaggctagagtgATTTTTCGGCAGGTGGTGTCAGCAgttcacttcctccaccagagacacattgcacaccgtgatatcaaattagaaaacatcctagtcgatgcagcaggaaatgcaaagctttgtgactttggtatggcaattgaaatcacagaggggcagatgttggaggagatctgtggctccttgctctattgggccccagagatcttggcaagaaagccctatgatggactggcaggtgatatgtggagcttgggtatCGTCCTGTATGTCCTGGTCACAGGGCACTttccatacatggaagaaacccttgaaggtatgcacagggtcatcaccaccacaatgtgtCCCATTCCTTACCATCTGTCAAAACCCTGTCACATCATCATTGCCCGACTACTCATGGTCCCTATCTGGTACCGATTCACAATCTCTCAGCTTGTGGAACGACCATGGCTAGGCCCCATTCAAGAACATGTACTGCCTGccaccaaagaaatcctgcccagGGTCGTGGAGACCATGTGCACCATCGGCTATACCTGTGAGGAGATTGTTTCATCCCTAACGCACAGGCGAGAAGATAATCATGTAATGGCTACATGcaacattctcaaatatcagCTGAGTGGAGGAGACAGCCATCAGCAAGATCAGATGCCCTGGTTAACTGGCAGCCCTGCAGGTCCTGTTCACCTCCCTCTTCCCTTGACCAGGAGAGCCAGTGAACCAGCATTTACAACCAGTACACAAGCTGGGAAGGGTCACTttaaggaggagggtggggaagaaAGAGGCGAAAGATGCAGAAGCTACACCATGCCCCACATATACACCCTCCCGGACGAGCTGCCCTGTTCAGACGacacagtcccagaaagagatgATCTTATGGCTGACGTCATCAACACTGCTGCAGAGGACATTGCAGTCAACAGGAATTCTGTTGACTCCCTGCCTGGCAATCTCTCCTCTCCTGAATCAGTCTTGGATGCAACACCCACAGGAtttctgaacctgggcttctgtgaagaagatTCATCCCATGGGTCAgacattcccagtgaccagccGCAGGTGACACCCACGACATCTGGATCCAGGACATTCAGGGTCTGGAAACTGATGAGGAAGCAAATTTCCCACGCACTGAGagcactgtgctgctgctgctgctgcctgcccaccccaag tgtGGAAATCAAAATGGCCCAATAG